The Corallococcus exiguus genome includes a region encoding these proteins:
- a CDS encoding M14 family zinc carboxypeptidase, whose amino-acid sequence MPTPKLLTRAEATDYQETSRSADVVAFVDALCAQTKLAKRVDFGQSGEGQPLMALILSDRNCFTPELANKQKKIIVMVEANIHAGEVEGKETLQALARDLTLTSLGKKLLDRLCLVFVPNFNPDGNDRISKGNRALDLKNLEGQVNPPGGVGMRYTGEGWNLNRDNMKQEAPETRAMAKLYQTWWPHLFVDCHTTDGSIHGFDLTFDIPHGNADLMHMSRDFNRELAERVSAAVKKKHGFDSFWYGNFLKEGDPTSGWHTYPALPRFGSHYRGLLGRLDVLLETYSYIDFPRRCAVIRAWVLELIRDAARYAKDYRTATSFEEATIIARGKSPDAKEWVGINFGVAQRDAEGALVFDYPAYVLGKDIAAINSFDEASIQARRYPGKRKKVYKTPHYRTFVPTQSVSTPSAYLVPASLASRLEGHGIRFEKLAKAQRFQVDSYRIARREQTFSPDVAANVPPPGQDEVPLSQKPKPVRFETILTVAPERSEREFPAGTLKVPTDQRTGTLITYLLEPHSDDGFCRWQFLDDSLTVGELYPIHRVVEATRPPLKVE is encoded by the coding sequence ATGCCCACTCCCAAGCTGCTCACCCGCGCGGAAGCCACCGACTACCAGGAAACGTCCCGCAGCGCCGACGTGGTCGCCTTCGTCGACGCCCTGTGTGCCCAGACGAAGCTCGCCAAGCGCGTGGACTTCGGCCAGAGCGGTGAAGGTCAACCGCTCATGGCGCTCATCCTCAGCGACCGCAACTGCTTCACGCCGGAGCTGGCGAACAAGCAGAAGAAGATCATCGTGATGGTGGAGGCCAACATCCACGCCGGCGAGGTGGAGGGCAAGGAGACCCTCCAGGCGCTCGCGCGGGACCTCACGCTCACGTCGCTGGGCAAGAAGCTGTTGGACCGGCTGTGCCTCGTGTTCGTCCCCAACTTCAACCCGGACGGCAATGATCGCATCAGCAAGGGCAACCGCGCGTTGGATTTGAAGAACCTGGAGGGCCAGGTCAACCCGCCCGGTGGCGTGGGCATGCGCTACACGGGCGAGGGCTGGAACCTCAACCGCGACAACATGAAGCAGGAGGCGCCGGAGACGCGCGCCATGGCGAAGCTGTACCAGACGTGGTGGCCGCACCTCTTCGTGGACTGCCACACCACCGACGGCAGCATCCACGGGTTCGACCTCACCTTCGACATCCCGCACGGCAACGCGGACCTCATGCACATGTCGCGGGACTTCAACCGCGAGCTGGCCGAGCGCGTGTCCGCCGCCGTGAAGAAGAAGCACGGCTTCGACAGCTTCTGGTACGGCAACTTCCTCAAGGAAGGCGACCCGACCTCCGGCTGGCACACCTACCCCGCGCTGCCCCGCTTCGGCAGCCACTACCGGGGCCTGCTGGGCCGGCTGGACGTGCTGCTGGAGACCTACAGCTACATCGACTTCCCCCGCCGCTGCGCCGTCATCCGCGCGTGGGTGCTGGAGCTCATCCGCGACGCCGCCCGCTACGCGAAGGACTACCGCACCGCCACGTCCTTCGAGGAGGCCACCATCATCGCGCGCGGCAAGTCCCCCGACGCGAAGGAATGGGTGGGCATCAACTTCGGCGTCGCCCAGCGCGACGCGGAAGGGGCGCTGGTGTTCGACTACCCGGCCTACGTGCTGGGCAAGGACATCGCGGCCATCAACTCCTTCGACGAGGCCAGCATCCAGGCGCGCCGCTACCCGGGCAAGCGCAAGAAGGTCTACAAGACGCCGCACTACCGCACCTTCGTGCCCACGCAGTCGGTGAGCACGCCGTCCGCGTACCTGGTGCCCGCGTCGCTCGCGTCCCGGCTGGAAGGCCACGGCATCCGCTTCGAGAAGCTGGCCAAGGCGCAGCGCTTCCAGGTGGACAGCTACCGCATCGCCCGCCGCGAGCAGACCTTCAGCCCGGACGTCGCCGCCAACGTGCCGCCCCCTGGCCAGGACGAAGTCCCCTTGAGCCAGAAGCCCAAGCCGGTGCGCTTCGAGACCATCCTCACCGTGGCCCCCGAGCGCTCCGAGCGCGAGTTCCCCGCCGGCACCCTCAAGGTCCCCACCGACCAGCGCACGGGCACGCTCATCACCTACCTGCTGGAGCCGCACTCGGACGACGGCTTCTGCCGCTGGCAGTTCCTGGATGACAGCCTCACGGTGGGCGAGCTGTACCCCATCCACCGCGTCGTGGAGGCCACCCGTCCCCCCCTGAAGGTGGAGTAG
- a CDS encoding CHAT domain-containing protein, which translates to MRQTPPGTRLPGRTGVARVWGLVALALCMALGFVAVRVWKQRSDGPETPALWLSEASHRPLEVRLSLPAADVYRPHAPPPGRDALAPPVPLGALSSLEERGDAHGVGVSYLLHGDTEQGLAYLKRASPSLDRDSDLAAVAILRGHSDEALTLLDATLEAMPEHPQARWNRAVVARELGLTLLSATAFEAVAAKGEPGWSDEAREQARTLRARFQARADAWKATREAFHARLRSPQAPLPVEAAARFPGVARESFYDLLATSESSAQVEALLPLAEVLDHAAGGGTVLVDTVRRLAVQDFARRAPLAREYAKLVQDTHPTPASLIERLRQEPTAKDLLLGALLRTPGVARTHEELRALTVGETDPWILSRVEQESARLDDLSGQGTQAGDRLREALGECRAKKLPLRCVDLLIRLSSRATASNRLVEGEESARTAWQEAAALGEWEREGQALVMLANATRFQVRVALSRAYLTESLARQPDNCVARTQAHRNLASLALMRFRPQEARQEMEESLACGQTPGLQGAWILADLARLAPRPSDEALLMAELARVSPLRENAGRRVLATLIRGRFAVDRDWREGQRVLRQTIAEAEPLLRVNADARDARAVAFQTLAVSAGHAGAFREAMDVVAESLQVPVPEGCVLAAAVEAERTVTVVRGPRGQVQGHYDASRTVPLRDDLTGLVPGELVELLRDCPRVAVLAAPPLDSRAGILPVELAWSYRVSTGAHASSPAKPPLHVVVSDVEPPLTLKLARLPSAADLDLAGAQRLLRLKGAQATPERVLEAMEQATDIDIHAHGMVDRALSDATVIALSPQQDGRYALTAEELRRRHLHGAPLVVLGACSAARLPPILHETSSLPQAFVASGARAVFAATAEIPNDAGAFFRAVRERIQSGEEPSQALRAERLDWHKKQPNMHWVDKVLLYQ; encoded by the coding sequence ATGCGGCAAACGCCCCCAGGCACGCGCCTTCCGGGGCGCACAGGCGTGGCGCGCGTCTGGGGACTCGTGGCCCTGGCGCTCTGCATGGCGCTGGGCTTCGTCGCCGTGCGCGTCTGGAAGCAGCGGAGCGACGGGCCTGAGACGCCCGCGCTGTGGCTCTCGGAAGCGTCCCACCGTCCCCTGGAAGTACGGCTGAGCCTCCCCGCCGCGGACGTGTACCGCCCCCACGCGCCCCCGCCGGGACGAGACGCGCTGGCCCCGCCGGTGCCCCTGGGCGCGCTGTCCAGCCTGGAGGAGCGCGGCGACGCGCACGGCGTGGGCGTCAGCTACCTGCTGCATGGCGACACGGAGCAGGGGCTCGCGTACCTGAAGCGCGCGTCGCCCTCGCTGGACCGCGACAGTGACCTGGCCGCCGTCGCCATCCTGCGCGGCCACTCCGACGAAGCCCTGACCCTGCTGGACGCCACGCTGGAGGCCATGCCCGAGCACCCGCAGGCGCGATGGAACCGCGCCGTGGTGGCGCGCGAGCTGGGGTTGACGCTCCTCTCCGCCACGGCGTTCGAAGCGGTGGCCGCGAAGGGCGAGCCCGGCTGGAGCGACGAGGCGCGCGAGCAGGCACGGACGCTGCGCGCCCGGTTCCAGGCCCGGGCGGATGCATGGAAGGCCACGCGCGAGGCCTTCCACGCCCGGCTGCGCTCGCCCCAGGCGCCCCTGCCGGTGGAGGCCGCGGCCCGCTTCCCGGGCGTGGCGCGCGAGTCGTTCTACGATCTGCTGGCCACGTCGGAGAGCTCCGCACAGGTGGAGGCCCTGCTGCCGCTCGCGGAGGTGCTGGACCACGCGGCCGGCGGGGGCACCGTGCTGGTGGACACCGTGCGGCGGCTGGCGGTGCAGGACTTCGCGCGCCGGGCGCCGCTCGCGCGGGAGTACGCGAAGCTGGTTCAAGACACGCACCCCACCCCCGCGAGCCTCATCGAACGGCTGCGCCAGGAGCCCACGGCGAAGGACCTGCTGCTGGGCGCGCTGCTGCGCACGCCGGGCGTGGCACGCACGCACGAGGAGCTGCGCGCCCTGACGGTGGGTGAGACGGATCCCTGGATCCTCTCGCGCGTGGAGCAGGAGAGCGCGCGGCTGGACGACCTGTCGGGCCAGGGGACGCAGGCCGGGGACCGGTTGCGGGAGGCGCTGGGTGAGTGCCGCGCGAAGAAGCTGCCCCTGCGCTGCGTGGATCTGCTCATCCGGTTGAGCAGCCGCGCGACCGCGTCGAACCGGCTGGTGGAAGGCGAGGAGTCGGCGAGGACCGCGTGGCAGGAGGCCGCCGCGCTGGGCGAATGGGAACGCGAGGGACAGGCGCTGGTGATGCTGGCCAACGCGACGCGCTTCCAGGTGCGGGTGGCGCTCTCGCGCGCCTATCTCACCGAGTCCCTGGCCCGTCAGCCCGACAACTGCGTGGCGCGCACGCAGGCGCACCGCAACCTGGCCTCGCTGGCGTTGATGCGCTTCCGTCCTCAGGAGGCGCGGCAGGAGATGGAGGAATCGCTCGCGTGCGGCCAGACGCCCGGGCTCCAGGGCGCGTGGATCCTCGCGGACCTGGCGCGGCTGGCGCCCCGTCCGTCCGACGAGGCACTCCTGATGGCGGAGCTGGCACGGGTGAGTCCGCTTCGCGAGAACGCGGGGCGGCGCGTGCTGGCCACGCTCATCCGAGGACGCTTCGCGGTGGACCGAGACTGGCGCGAGGGCCAGCGGGTGCTGCGGCAGACCATCGCGGAGGCGGAGCCGCTCCTGCGGGTGAACGCGGACGCGCGCGACGCCAGGGCGGTGGCCTTCCAGACGCTCGCGGTGAGCGCGGGCCACGCCGGGGCCTTCCGGGAGGCCATGGACGTGGTGGCCGAAAGCCTCCAGGTGCCCGTGCCGGAGGGCTGCGTGCTGGCTGCGGCGGTGGAGGCGGAGCGCACCGTGACAGTGGTGCGCGGGCCACGGGGACAGGTGCAGGGCCACTATGATGCCTCGCGCACGGTGCCCCTGCGCGATGACCTGACGGGGTTGGTGCCCGGCGAGCTGGTGGAGTTGCTGCGCGACTGTCCCCGCGTGGCGGTGTTGGCCGCGCCGCCCCTGGACAGCCGCGCGGGCATCCTGCCGGTGGAGCTGGCCTGGAGCTACCGGGTCAGCACGGGCGCGCACGCGTCGTCCCCCGCGAAGCCGCCCCTGCACGTCGTGGTATCGGATGTGGAGCCGCCCCTGACGCTGAAGCTGGCGCGGCTGCCCTCGGCGGCGGACTTGGACCTGGCGGGCGCGCAGCGGCTCCTGCGGCTCAAGGGCGCACAGGCCACGCCCGAGCGCGTGCTGGAGGCGATGGAGCAGGCCACGGACATCGACATCCACGCGCACGGAATGGTGGACCGCGCGCTGTCGGACGCCACGGTCATCGCGCTGTCGCCGCAGCAAGACGGCCGCTACGCGCTCACAGCGGAGGAGCTGCGCCGTCGGCATCTGCACGGCGCCCCCCTGGTGGTGCTGGGCGCATGCAGCGCGGCCCGCCTGCCGCCCATCCTGCATGAGACGTCATCGCTGCCGCAGGCGTTCGTCGCCTCGGGAGCGCGGGCCGTCTTCGCGGCCACGGCGGAGATCCCCAACGACGCGGGCGCCTTCTTCCGCGCGGTGCGCGAGCGCATCCAGTCCGGCGAGGAGCCCTCCCAGGCACTGCGAGCCGAGCGCCTCGACTGGCACAAGAAGCAACCCAACATGCACTGGGTGGACAAGGTGCTGCTGTATCAGTAG